One Gossypium hirsutum isolate 1008001.06 chromosome A11, Gossypium_hirsutum_v2.1, whole genome shotgun sequence genomic window carries:
- the LOC107924126 gene encoding dnaJ protein ERDJ3B, whose amino-acid sequence MAFPRSKLLFLLFALSLAIVAIAGKSYYDILQVPKGASDEQIKRAYRKLALKYHPDKNPGNEEANKRFADINNAYEVLSDSEKRGIYDRYGEEGLKQHAASGGRGGMGVNIQDIFSSFFGGGSVEEEEKIVKGDDVIVELDATLEDLYMGGTLKVWREKNILKPAPGKRRCNCRNEVYHKQIGPGMFQQMTEQVCEQCQNVKYEREGYFVTVDIEKGMQDGQEVVFYEDGEHIIDGEPGDLKFRIHTAPHDRFRREGNDLHTTVTITLVQALVGFDKTIKHLDDHLVEIGSKGITKPKEVRKFKGEGMPLHFSNKKGDLFVTYEVLFPTSLAEDQKAKIKSILG is encoded by the exons ATGGCGTTTCCACGATCGAAGCTACTTTTTCTGCTGTTCGCTTTGTCTCTCGCGATCGTCGCCATTGCAGG GAAGAGTTATTACGACATATTGCAAGTGCCGAAAGGAGCATCCGATGAGCAGATCAAAAGAGCGTATAGAAAGCTGGCATTGAAGTACCATCCTGATAAGAACCCCGGCAATGAAGAGGCCAATAAGCGATTTGCTGACATTAACAACG CTTACGAGGTGTTGTCGGATAGCGAAAAGAGGGGCATATATGATAGGTATGGTGAGGAGGGCCTGAAGCAGCATGCTGCCAGCGGAGGCAGAGGAGGAATGGGGGTCAACATTCAGGACATTTTCAGCTC GTTTTTTGGCGGAGGGTCGGTAGAAGAGGAAGAGAAAATTGTGAAGGGCGATGATGTAATTGTTGAATTGGATGCAACACTAGAAGATTTGTACATGGGAGGTACTCTTAAG GTTTGGAGGGAGAAAAACATCTTAAAACCAGCTCCAGGTAAACGCCGCTGTAACTGCAGAAATGAGGTCTATCATAAGCAAATTGGTCCAGGGATGTTCCAACAGATGACTGAACAG GTCTGCGAGCAGTGCCAAAATGTGAAATATGAACGAGAGGGATACTTTGTCACAGTTGATATTGAGAAAGGAATGCAAGATGGACAA GAGGTGGTCTTTTATGAAGATGGTGAGCATATTATAGATGGAGAACCTGGAGATTTGAAG TTCCGTATTCATACAGCACCCCATGACCGATTCAGGAGGGAAGGCAATGACTTGCACACCACCGTCACCATAACACTT GTTCAAGCTCTTGTTGGTTTTGATAAGACCATTAAACACCTTGATGACCATTTAGTGGAGATTGGCTCTAAG GGTATTACCAAGCCAAAGGAGGTGAGAAAGTTCAAAGGAGAAGGAATGCCATTGCATTTTAGCAACAAGAAAGGAGACCTCTTTGTCACCTATGAGGTTTTGTTCCCCACATCACTTGCGGAGGATCAGAAGGCGAAAATCAAGTCAATTCTTGGCTAG
- the LOC107924125 gene encoding dnaJ protein ERDJ3B, which translates to MALPRSKLLFQLFALSFAIVAIAGKSYYDILQVPKGASDEQIKRAYRKLALKYHPDKNPGNEEASKRFADINNAYEVLSDSEKRGIYDRYGEEGLKQHAASGSRGGMGVNIQDIFSSFFGGGSVEEEERIVKGDDVIVELDATLEDLYMGGTLKVWREKNILKPAPGKRHCNCRNEVYHKQIGPGMFQQMTEQVCEQCQNVKYEREGYFVTVDIEKGMQDGQEVVFYEDGEPIIDGEPGDLKFRIHTAPHDRFRREGNDLHTTVTITLVQALVGFDKTIKHLDDHLVEIGSKGITKPKEVRKFKGEGMPLHFSNKKGDLFVTYEVLFPTSLAEDQKAKIKSILG; encoded by the exons ATGGCGCTTCCACGATCGAAGTTACTTTTTCAGCTGTTCGCTTTGTCTTTCGCGATCGTCGCCATTGCAGG GAAGAGTTATTACGACATATTGCAAGTGCCGAAAGGAGCATCCGATGAGCAGATCAAAAGAGCGTATAGAAAGCTGGCATTGAAGTACCATCCTGATAAGAACCCCGGCAATGAAGAGGCCAGTAAGCGATTTGCTGACATTaacaacg CTTACGAGGTGTTGTCGGATAGCGAAAAGAGGGGCATATATGATAGGTATGGTGAGGAGGGCCTGAAGCAGCATGCTGCCAGCGGAAGCAGAGGAGGAATGGGGGTCAATATTCAGGACATTTTCAGCTC GTTTTTTGGTGGAGGCTCGGTAGAAGAGGAAGAGAGAATTGTGAAGGGCGATGATGTAATTGTTGAATTGGATGCAACACTTGAAGATTTGTACATGGGAGGTACTCTTAAG GTTTGGAGGGAGAAAAACATCTTAAAACCAGCTCCAGGTAAACGCCACTGTAACTGCAGAAATGAGGTCTATCATAAGCAAATTGGTCCAGGGATGTTCCAACAGATGACTGAACAG GTTTGCGAGCAGTGCCAAAATGTGAAATATGAACGAGAGGGATACTTTGTCACAGTTGATATTGAGAAAGGAATGCAAGATGGACAA GAGGTGGTCTTTTATGAAGATGGTGAGCCTATTATAGATGGAGAACCTGGAGATTTGAAG TTCCGTATTCATACAGCACCCCATGACCGATTCAGGAGGGAAGGCAATGACTTGCACACCACCGTCACCATAACACTT GTTCAAGCTCTTGTTGGTTTTGATAAGACCATTAAACACCTTGATGACCATTTAGTGGAGATTGGCTCTAAG GGTATTACCAAGCCAAAGGAGGTGAGAAAGTTCAAAGGAGAAGGAATGCCATTGCATTTTAGCAACAAGAAAGGAGACCTCTTTGTCACCTATGAGGTTTTGTTCCCCACATCACTTGCGGAGGATCAGAAGGCGAAAATCAAGTCAATTCTTGGCTAG